The Chrysemys picta bellii isolate R12L10 unplaced genomic scaffold, ASM1138683v2 scaf2405, whole genome shotgun sequence genome segment ctcacaaaaaacatttttacagcagtaagttaaacatgtaatcatagcaaagaagggaattttttcccccaaaggatcATGATTATTGGGGATTAGTCTGGTTGCTTAGTTGTAATGCTCAATGTTGTTATGGAGATCTACTTTTGAATTGATATATAAGCTTCATTCCATTATTTGCTAGTATTTTTTTGATCCACCTGTGTTGGTGTAACAGATTCAGTAGGCTACTCTGATTGGCCAAACTGAGTCATGGCCATTAGTGGCCATAACCGAATTTAGGCTTTacttaaaaatggtttttaaactctttttgcttctgtaagagagggctttagtgtaattagtaactatttacagagactatttactgtccctcccccatgttttccagtgttaATAGTTATAGTAACTTGACTAGAAACTTGTAACAGGACTGTGTTtctccctccgccctccccctcccccatcttctacaTTTCTAGGAAGTATTACGTCAGCTCCGTGCCTTACAGACAGTGGCTCAGCAGTGCAAGGAGATGAAACTCAACCAGGACTTGCAGCAAGCCAAGAACGATTACAATGGTCTACGGGCAGAACTTGACAACGTAGGATTTTTAATATCTGAACTATTCAAATGGAAGTGGTGATGCTGAGTTTTTATTTCATGTAAAATTttaactgtcctcttttttgtgtttaaagatctatacatgactaatatttaagtgcaactaaatacatcccaggtgagagcaagctgcgctatgttcctgtcacagggtgagctggtccATTCAAAGACTGGGGCACAGCTGCACTTTTTCTCAGGTTTAGCCCATCTCCCTTTATGATGGGAATGAATACAAGGGTCATGTGACAGAAGCATGCGTCTAAACCAGGCCTGCTGGTTTAGATGCATGGCAGCCTGTAGTCATTCAAGAGAGAGACCCCCTCACCACGCGCCAAAAGTTCAGAGAGACTCTCTCTCCTTAGttcccaggcagagagcctgtgaagaggacaggtgacaattttccagaactctaaggcagaagactttggggggaagagatttacaaggaactggaaactgtgcagggataagcctccattgatggacctgcaggatgcagaaatcccagctaagagaggggctggactgcagggatgggcatgttctgataaaaacctggaaaaactTGAGGCATTATAAACGGAAAGGAATAATTGAGGCTGGTAAGGGTATATTTGAGTGTTGTGTTATGATAATAAACCAAACTGGAAGAGAGCACTACTGTAAAATCGCCACATGTGATAGCTGGTTTGATGCAAGATTGAAGGTAAACTGAGGTAGCAGATGGGCCCAAAGGCAGTTTGGGGGTAATGCCCTGGAACCCTTCCCTTTAGACTTGTTCGGATTTGAGCACTGCTTCTTTTCTACCCACACTCTCTaatagaaaactgcttttttatttttgatacacatggtctacactgacttaatacagaggTTCTAAATTTGTCCACGATAGCTGTCCGGCATAGCTATGTGTCATCCTAGCTGTGTGAGCAcattaatcaaacattttctacAGAGGAGAAAATATTAACCACTACACATactcttctttccatgtttaCTCTTGAAACACTCGCTTCATACTGAAACTTGGACGTCTAAAGGTTTTTATCCAGAAAAGCGTACTCCTTTCTAGAATGGAActaaattatttcattctcatttttttctctcttgatgttggtaataaatttacttcctttttaatttggagtactaTAGAGCTCTTATGacagatataaaacagatttaaaaggttgaaaaccaggtAGAATTTGGTGGTGTCACAGTTATGGTCTCGTTAACTTCCTGGTTTAGATAGCGATATAAAGTCAGGTGATAAATTTAAGATTGAGCATAGCACTACACTAATTTCCCTTATCCCCAAAGAATGTGGTTCTGGAGACAGAGGTGCAAGCtgaatgtctttgttggtccataaatacagggaattaaggtgtacaaatactggtttttaagaacatgtaacctattccttgaatatatagtaagtgggaaaggtagagtaatttgtcaatctcttgatatttgtgtgagagaaataaagcatctgacttgctgtacccaaacaaaaagtgagaactgtgtttttctccgacatttGGATTGTACAGAACTGAGTCTAGTTTGGTATTGATCCTTTCTGTTTGTTGGCTGTTCAATGGCATATTTGGTGATAGCTGATCATCAGTCCAACACCTAAACGTTACCTCTCAAATGAGCAGTTGAGGACtgagtgggaatggggaagcatcttctaaacctaataggtgcttgctttgacaaaatatgttacgttaaaaaaaattgagagcaagtgttaaatctgctgcccttatgattgaacttaaaagaaagctctggttaggattcccaatgattaacagactgtactataaatattgcttaaattatgaatatatttatacattacaactatatacttgaaaatgtgcctgaaaatatttttcatatccttgcccagtcttgagttaaagatttgtgttacCTTAACATGTATTGGTTTTGGTATGATACAGAATCTAGAACCCGGGACTGGACAGTgaaaggaggatggatttttcagatatctggcctatttttaattgtacttttttAAAGCCATCATGCCGAGTTTCAaggattagggccaaattctgctcttagttatacaACGCAGAAGTCAACAGTTACTCCAAAGTTCTCTTTCTGTAAGAGGAAGCAGAACATAGCttattctttttgctttgttttataacgtatctttggagctcatcatttcaagggacatcaggaatttttaatttttttaaatagattaaatatgactacaaataaaatgtgatgtgttttcctcataggcaatagcagtgaaacatcattttgaaaacaactccaatgagcttacagagaggctgtgcagagcagaagaggctttactggcaagccagtcaaagcaaaatgagttgaggagaaactttgaggtaaagaaatcagaggggcaactggaataattaacaatttaaactggaaatcagTAAGAACTGGTGCCATTTAGGCCTTACTGACTCACAGGGGAACTCTGCAAGCTGTGTGTTGGAGAATAGTGTATTTCCATCAGAAGTTGTGTTTCGATACTGTCTTAATCTGGCTGTCCTTTTTTGGACCATCTTAAGACTGTGAcaatgttcctcctctgccttggtgagccctgcacttattggcggatttgctcacctcagagattcacggcagccctcagtttggacacttttgtggctcaaacctgccattcattcagctaacctcatcactggccagcatggggaaaaggaaggagaacaatccccgTAGTCTCTCCTGACCCACCTTGGGTCatggggacaggccagggaccttcccctctggtgggactcacagtccaagtcaactcctcttagggtgaccagatgtcccgattttatagggacagtcccgatttttgggtctttttcttatataggctcctattaccccccaccccctgtcccgatttttgacacttgctgtctggtcaccctgactcctcttatatccaatagggggaagggagaggggggaacctgggcctgccctctactctgggtttcagcccagggccctgtgaatcgcagctgtctacagagtttcatgtaacacctgtgtgacagctacaactccctgcgctacttccccatagcctcctcccaacaccttctttatcctcactacaggactttcctcctgatGCCAGATAGCGTTTGTACTCCTCGGTCTTCCAGCAGcacgccctctcactctcagctccttgcgcacccttcactgactgaagtgaggtcctttttaaaccaggtgccctgattagcctgcctatcttaattgattctagcagcttcttaattggctccaggtgtcctaattagcctgcctgccttaattggtttcagaaaattcctgatttttctgaaactgccccgttatcttacccagggaaaagggacctgcttaatctggggctaatatatctgccttctctcactctcctgtagcGGGACCCTGCCCTGTGGACCCAACCAGCCTCCCCGCCCTTTCACCGTAAGCCGGCTATACGACTTGAAGCTGGTTCGTTTCCAGactgcgccaaggaaacatctatacacgctcgtgctccacaccctgcACTTCCTCACTCTCGCGTCACACCCcgacacaaagtggcgggacctcctgccacttctagagggtgaggagccccggtgggccagcctatactccaccctgTTCCCAAGGCCTGCCGGGGAtgtcagttggcagctccttcatggggccgtgagcacgggcatgtacttggcgcaGTTCACCCCCGTCCCGGGACACCTGCctcttctgcggcgtgagggagaccctggcgcacgtttaCCTGGAGtacgccaggttgcagcccctattccgggtcCTCACAGATATCCTGTTgcgtttctggctgcacttttcccctcacctccttatttatgcactctctatccgtggccccacaaagtcatgggacctcctggtcaacctcctcttgGTCCTGGCTAAAATGGTCAtgtataaaaccagggagaggaggttggcggatggagtctcctgtgactgtggggcctctttctgatcctccgtccattcatgcatctgggcagagttcctctgggcggcgtccactgactcccttgacgccttcgaggagcagtgggcgctgtctggggttctcttcTCAGTGTCCCATTCAGGTTCCCTTcggaccctttgaccgcactcctgtccctgttatttcattagttgtcccccaaaatCACTTGGTTTCCAGGTCTTGTGGATCCCCCGCTAAGGCTGGGGGGATCTTTtagcacttcctggatcccaataggatcactctcctgtagccctctggcccGACCCTGTCACAAGACCTATAGAAGTGAtacaaaataaggccctgatcttgcagtttTTGCAATTGATTCCATGTGGACTGACCCCAGGCACAAAATTGGTTGTATGGTCAGggtttcaaaaaattattttgcactaGCTATACTACAGATAGGGTTACAGTTCATATGGAATTATTTGTCTAATCTAATTATGTCGTATGGTTCAAAAGACTCTTTGTTtagtcctaaaaataaaatatattaaatatcggGTTGAGTTCATTTGGAAATTCTAGAATCATTAGCTGCTTCCTAAGTATAAGTGTGTTTGGCCTAATTCCAAGATTTCGTGGAGGAATGGGTACTTTTTTGGTCACACAATCAatttaaagcaagagaaaatccccaaaatgatttgtacatttttactttttcaagcactagcattatcatcaaaattctaactatgaagccagatcctgacctggaatatatcagcatagctccattgaaatcaataaagttattccaatttacacgaaaaggatttggctgtaaattttgatttaaaaaaaaaccttgattgtagattaaaagattttccttttaatttggaattagaaggaaaatgaaagggaagagaagtcagaatagtcatagaagcaacagccgagatttttttttttaagttcttatattgtgccaattgctggtgtatctgaatgctttccagagttaagaataattaaggtgactagcatctgttatttgaggtttctatttctcccatatcccccagagcagtggttttcaaccgctggtccacagacccctgggagtttgCAGACTGTCTAAGAGGTCCTCGAAAGGTTGTCCTTACAacggaacagtggttttcaacccgtggtctgtggggatccacagactatgtctaagatttccaaagaggtctgcgcctccatttgaaattttctagggtccgcaaatggaaaagaggttgaaagccattgtcccagaaggtaaagggtgtgtgtgtggggtggggtggggtgaggggagtgtaaatatgaaaaatggtgatgttagttgtcattctaagtttttgcaggagtgaatttcatagtattgggccagctcctgaaaaagccCTGTCTCCTGCATATGCTAGTTTTACTTCTGATGTGTAGACAGTTGTTCCTGAGGAACACAGCTACTGAAGTCTGAGAGAGTAAGATGGAATTTTGGGCCCATGTTCTTTATAACTTCAAAAATAAAGACAGATTTGATTGAGTGTTCTGTTGGGGAATCAGCGGAGTGAGTGAAACATAGGACTGATGTACTCAAGTGAACCTGTATTACTGAGGAGgtgtgctgctgtgttctgtaactgttgcagATTTTTCAGGGCAGATGCATTCGAGTCTAAATACATTGGATTTCGATTATTCAAGCAAGAGTTAATGATGGCCTATGTGACTGAGGCCAAATTATAATTGCAAATGATGGGATGGGATGTACATGAAGGTGGCAGAATGCATGTCTTGTAAATGGTTTTGTGAAAGTCCAGCATCAGAGCATGGGATTTTTTTGCAGCTATGTTAGGTTGTTGGTTCCAGATTTTTGTTGAATGCTTCTTAATCAGAGCCACTTGTGCTGAGTCACAGCAAGAGGGGCGGGCCTTTCAGCCATTTAAACCCCTTGAATTTCATTGGTATTTTGAACACAGGAAGCTCAGAATTCCTGCAGCTTTGAGACATTTGTCAGACATCAGCATTGTCTAAAAATTTTGTCTCTTGACAACTGTGTATTTTAGAATGATTGatgatagagtgtgtgtgtgtgtgtgtgtgtgtgtgtgtgtttctcgatataacagttggatattttggactaggaggttgtgaaacaaaaggaaaataactagAAGCAGCAACGGTTTTATTCATGTTCTTTGGGTGActtgtttaaatagctgaaaatacagaccTGCTGTGCCAGCAAGGATTTAGGTTGTTTTCCATCCAGACCCTCCCTTTTCTTGAATTTGGCTTCTGTGCACTGGTGCCCATCTGCTAGTAGTAAGTAGATGAATAAATGATGGCTTGCTTCCAAGAGAGTCCCACCAGAGCCATGCCATCTGTTACCCAGCAATGCAGGAGTTTGGGTAGAAGGAGTTAGTTTCTTAgaaatcacttttattttaagttcccaGGTAGGACATAGTTGTACGGGGTATTCTAACTTTTCTTAACTTATTGGGAAAAAAGATGCTTAGAAAATTTTCTTTCCCGAACCCCCAGGTATTATtgagtaataatactttgcatctaATGCTATCTTGCTAACAAGAGCAACTTCATATATTTGAATCATCCACACAGAGATGGGTGGTCTGAGAACAGGAGCTGGAACTGGAAACGTCTCCTGTGTTCTGATACTGGCAGTGAAATTGACTCCcctctgtggctttgggcaagtcacttaacttcactGACTCCGTTTTTGTGGGCTAGATTCTATCCTGTGTCAAGATCTGCTATGGGCAGGCAACAGAGAACTGGTTGCAGCTCCCTGGTTCCATATCCTGAGCCAGCTAagtactgctgtgatctgtgccAGCTGGGAGATGTCCCAAAAGGATTGTCTGCCCTCTGAGGATTGCCAAGAGTGCAGTTTGTGTTCCTAACCACTGTAAGTGCTTAGAAACCAAGGCCCAACTTTCCAGAGTCTTCATGGGACTCAGAGGGGTAGTATGCCACATCACACTACTCTCAGTTTATTGACTTAATCGactgttttgtaactaatgttttgttgtaggaaatgaagaaggaaaaaaaccttctttgctgccagtctgatgaaaaaacacaaaaaatccatCAGCTGGAAGAAGCACTTAAAATAGCCCAACACCTTCTAACAGAGACCCGGAAGAATGCTGAAGAGATGAAAAGTGAGTGACACATTTCTACCCATTTAAATCCCGTTACAAACTATTACTTCAGTGTGGGAGATCTGTAAACTTCATTATAAATGGTGATTTGAAGCGTCCCCAAGAAATAATAAGTTCCCACTGTGTGATATAGTTAAATTAACTTTCAGCTAATACACGCAATTCTCTTTCCAAACTGAGATGGAACTTCTTTATACAAATATACTAACTCATAAAATTATATGgttttaaagtgatttaaaatgaggaataaatatgtcccaaacaaaactatatggtcagcaaattaaatactacaatgtgctcctgtgttttaaaatcccaagcaaacaaatatacctcaaactattatcctttagcttgtatatggactccatcaagctaaaacgtGA includes the following:
- the LOC135980256 gene encoding centromere protein F-like, coding for MKLNQDLQQAKNDYNGLRAELDNAIAVKHHFENNSNELTERLCRAEEALLASQSKQNELRRNFEEMKKEKNLLCCQSDEKTQKIHQLEEALKIAQHLLTETRKNAEEMKSE